AAATGCTCGGATTGTCTTTGACCGATTCCATGTGATGAAAAAGGTGAATGACGCTTTAAATAAATTGAGAAAGCTTTTGGGGAGCACTGCTAAAAGAAGTAAGCATTTACTCCTGAAAAATTTTAACCGTCTGACCGAAGAAAAGAAGCAAGAGTTAGAACAGGTTTTAAGCCAATCACCCTGTCTCAGGATTGCTTATGAAATGAAAGAAGAATTTCGCCAGATTTATGAAACTAGCAAAACTTTCAAATCCGGTCAACTTCAGATAGAAGAATGGCTACGTTACGCCCAATTGTTTTACCAAGAAGCTACTCAGACT
This genomic stretch from Coleofasciculus sp. FACHB-1120 harbors:
- a CDS encoding transposase, producing the protein NARIVFDRFHVMKKVNDALNKLRKLLGSTAKRSKHLLLKNFNRLTEEKKQELEQVLSQSPCLRIAYEMKEEFRQIYETSKTFKSGQLQIEEWLRYAQLFYQEATQTIRKHLSGICNYFISRTTSGVMEGINNKIKLIKRQGYGFTNFKNFRARLLAAFDDK